The sequence TGGATTGTAACCCAGCCATTTCTTGCACATAGAGGATTATTTAGAAGCAGAATGAACGACAGTATGTCacacaagaatatccattgtaataatggagtcaactaaattattattattaattattatatttgctactactactactagtattattattattgctgccatcattattgttattgttattgttattattattaatattattattattattattattattattattattattattataattataaggcTAAGAAACAATGCTTATCTGTTTACTTTTCAAATTTCAAGGTATCCCTGACTTCCGGACTCCTGGCACAGGGCTCTACAGCAATCTGGAGAAATACAATCTTCCCTTCCCAGAAGCCATCTTCGATATTGAATACTTCCGCAACAACCCCAAGCCCTTCTTTGTCCTGGCAAAGGAGCTTTATCCAGGGTCCTTTGCCCCCACCCCGTCCCACTGGTTCATCCGATTGCTCCACGACAAAGGCTTGCTTCTAAGGCATTACACCCAGGTATGCTGTTATTCAGGATATTTGGAAATGCCAGGAAGAGGCATCTCGTGAtcattgttctgttttgtttttgggtattagatatgtataatattgaataatatatatatttttttttaccaggtaATTCTATACTTAtagattttctctttccttctttctctcttgctcataGAATATTGATACCCTGGAGCACGTAGCTGGACTTCCTGCTGACAAAGTAGTAGAGGCACATGGCACGTTCAGGACCTCCCACTGTCTCAACTGCCGGAAGGAGTACAGTCAGGAGTGGGTCAAAGGTATGAAtactgtcttatatatattatcattctggTGGATGCCATTGTCTCATAAGGAAAGTTGCAAGATAAAgtgcaatatgtttatatatagttccCATCTCCAGTCAAGCCCATTAGAATATCACAATTGTAGTGATATGAAGACCTTGGAAATTCATGCTAAGTCTGTTTTCAGAGGAAATCTTCAAGGACAACATTCCAACATGCACTGAATGTAGCGGTCTTGTGAAGCCTGACATCATCTTTTTCCGAGAGAGTCTTCCTGTCCGGTTCTTCCAGCTCATGCAGTCAGACTTCCCTAAATGTGACCTGCTGATTATCCTTGGAACTTCCTTAACTGTTCAGCCATTTGCATCTCTTGTTGACAAGTGAGTTTGTCATATTTGGAGTACTTTTGGAAGGTGTGTGGTTATTGTACGCCTGTAATAAATGGTCAAAATGAGGATTTCAGAAGCATTTCAGATATCTCTGTATTTAATGCTGCCAATTAATAAGAAATTTTCTAGTCTGTCTCTGCTGGAATTTTTGGCAATTAAGGTTGTTGATCTTTATAGTGAACACTTTTTCTGGGTTCTTTTATGTCCtgtcatatcattttatattgttatctatcAGGTAATCTTTTTTCTTGTAGCCATTTTTTTCATAGATTAGTCACAATATATTTCTTcgtgtttatccttttt is a genomic window of Penaeus monodon isolate SGIC_2016 unplaced genomic scaffold, NSTDA_Pmon_1 PmonScaffold_11755, whole genome shotgun sequence containing:
- the LOC119568951 gene encoding NAD-dependent protein deacetylase sirtuin-2-like — translated: MLICLLFKFQGIPDFRTPGTGLYSNLEKYNLPFPEAIFDIEYFRNNPKPFFVLAKELYPGSFAPTPSHWFIRLLHDKGLLLRHYTQNIDTLEHVAGLPADKVVEAHGTFRTSHCLNCRKEYSQEWVKEEIFKDNIPTCTECSGLVKPDIIFFRESLPVRFFQLMQSDFPKCDLLIILGTSLTVQPFASLVDNVPAMCPRLLINREKAGTVDPMMAMLQGMFGSAGLALDSPNNIRDVALLGDCDEGCVKMAEYLGWKDDMQALLESTKK